A region from the Poecilia reticulata strain Guanapo linkage group LG12, Guppy_female_1.0+MT, whole genome shotgun sequence genome encodes:
- the arrdc3b gene encoding arrestin domain-containing protein 3b produces the protein MVLGKVKALVVYFDCLNENNLPVFSGGDLVSGRVVVEVTGDVRVKRLDITARGLAKVRWTESRNAGANTAYTQNYTEEVDYLHHCDTLIGEERDEDALEEGMTVLHAGLHEFAFSFNLPQMALATSFEGKHGSVRYWVKAELHRPWLLPVKVKKEFIVFEHIDINTPLLLAPQAGTKEKTLCCWFCASGPISLSAKIERKGYTPGESIQIFAEVENCSSRVVVPKAALYQTQTFFAKGKGRQIQQLVSNLRGEPLQQGKSQSWEGKLLKIPPVSPSILDCPIIRVEYVLMVYVDIPGGLNLSLSLPLVIGTIPLHACATRTSSISSNCSSVSWMGLPQRPEAPPSYSDLAISEAHRRNCLQGCDRSDGEGENQGSVLTYITEFRYLPPPLYSEVDPYPDTMEVCGTADVRRPDMCPSR, from the exons ATGGTGCTGGGCAAAGTTAAGGCCCTGGTGGTCTACTTCGACTGCCTGAACGAGAACAACCTGCCCGTGTTCTCCGGGGGAGACCTGGTCTCCGGGCGGGTGGTGGTGGAGGTGACCGGGGATGTGCGGGTGAAAAGGCTGGACATCACCGCGCGGGGGCTCGCCAAAGTCCGGTGGACGGAGTCGAGAAACGCCGGGGCCAACACCGCTTACACCCAGAACTACACGGAGGAGGTGGACTATCTGCATCACTGCGACACCCTGATCGGAGAGGAGAGAG ATGAAGACGCTCTGGAGGAGGGCATGACTGTCCTGCACGCCGGCCTGCATGAGTTCGCCTTCAGCTTCAACCTGCCTCAGAT GGCTCTGGCCACTTCGTTTGAAGGGAAGCACGGCAGTGTGAGGTACTGGGTGAAAGCCGAACTGCACCGGCCCTGGCTGCTGCCTGTCAAAGTCAAGAAGGAGTTCATTGTGTTCGAACACATCGACATCAACACGCCCCTCCTGCTG gcCCCCCAGGCCGGGACGAAGGAGAAGACTCTGTGTTGCTGGTTCTGCGCGTCGGGTCCAATCTCCCTCAGTGCCAAAATAGAGCGGAAGGGCTACACACCAG GCGAGTCCATCCAGATCTTTGCTGAGGTGGAAAACTGCTCGTCCCGTGTCGTGGTGCCCAAAGCGGCGCTGTACCAGACGCAGACCTTCTTCGCCAAGGGCAAGGGCAGGCAGATCCAGCAGTTGGTGTCCAACCTGCGGGGAGAACCTCTGCAGCAAGGGAAGAGCCAAAGCTGGGAGGGCAAGCTGCTCAAGATCCCCCCGGTGTCGCCCTCCATACTGGACTGTCCCATCATCAGAGTGGAGTACGTCCTCATG GTGTACGTGGACATTCCCGGCGGGTTGAACCTGTCGCTCTCGCTGCCTCTGGTCATCGGCACCATACCGCTCCATGCCTGCGCCACCCGCACCTccagcatcagcagcaactGCAGCTCAGTCAGCTGGATGGGCCTGCCACAGAGACCCGAGG ctccacCAAGCTACAGCGATCTGGCAATATCAGAGGCGCACAGGCGAAACTGTCTGCAGGGCTGTGATAGGTCTGATGGGGAGGGAGAGAACCAAGGATCTGTGCTGACATACATCACAGAGTTCAGATATCTCCCCCCGCCACTCTACTCtgag